A genomic stretch from Cloacibacterium caeni includes:
- a CDS encoding GumC family protein, with translation METLQPIQSSLPQRAKKLNIKKEIFKYVRVWYWFVLSFVLFAIAAKIYLRYTTPIYSSQASVYFNNSTKKSTGVIGLNDLQNMGTGGIAKNPISDEIALMKSKPILRKVVKKLNLDVTFVQEAKIKKIELYELSPFRGEIIALKDEKNFGGASYKIKALDNKRFLLANLEGKNPKSYYFDVPYDLGFGIVKISKVEGINYQDYINVNFFNYKNIAAGLEGAITVTNLNTDTNIMDLFYRGEIPQKSEDILNELIKQYNLDADNDKKLEARNSAAFINERLQLITSELSNIEGKKTNYKRSNQIFDIETQAQSSIKGLDEGTQKTLELASQLEMVNAVLRMVNAPNDQLLPTNIGVPNAAEGLITQYNELLLLKNKTLRQATPANPMIVQFNKDLSQLKSLIRESLNKSKEVISTNLGYQQGKISKYKQEMSMFPEQENFFKNIDRQQKIKEALYLYLLQKNEEISMALAVTTPKVKTLNPAYTTGVVSPNASKIMLYAYALGLLLPLLFFFVKNALDTYIHTKEDILDSVKDIPVVAEIPNIPKGAENIIGKNDLSAFAESFRILYSNIKYFFNKNEKCPVILISSSIKGEGKTTISVNTALTLAQSKKVLLVGADIRNPQLKRFMHLKGEGLSEFLSNYAAQPERFISESAINPNLKLIHSGAIAPNPNELLESEKFADLLDYAQQHFDYVVIDSAPMLMVGDTYNLIKYSDVLLFLMRSEYTDKEMIGFANQVSKDHSKGKMAIVLNDVSYLNLTYSNKYGYGYKYGYGYSYTADHDKKPWWKKLFFLK, from the coding sequence ATGGAAACGCTTCAGCCCATACAATCTTCTCTACCACAAAGAGCTAAAAAGCTCAATATTAAAAAAGAAATCTTTAAATACGTAAGGGTTTGGTATTGGTTTGTACTCTCTTTTGTTCTTTTTGCCATAGCAGCAAAAATATATCTGAGATATACCACTCCTATCTACAGCTCCCAAGCATCAGTATATTTTAATAACTCTACCAAAAAAAGCACAGGCGTTATTGGGCTCAATGATTTGCAAAACATGGGAACAGGAGGGATCGCCAAAAATCCTATTTCAGATGAAATAGCCCTCATGAAGTCTAAGCCAATTTTGAGAAAAGTAGTTAAAAAACTTAATCTAGATGTAACCTTTGTTCAAGAAGCCAAAATCAAGAAAATAGAATTATATGAATTAAGCCCTTTTCGAGGGGAGATTATTGCGCTAAAAGACGAAAAAAATTTCGGAGGAGCTTCATATAAAATTAAAGCCTTAGACAATAAGAGATTTCTGCTTGCAAATCTAGAAGGCAAGAATCCTAAATCTTATTATTTTGATGTGCCTTATGACTTAGGATTTGGGATAGTAAAAATTTCTAAAGTTGAAGGGATAAATTACCAAGACTATATCAATGTAAATTTTTTCAACTACAAGAATATAGCGGCTGGTTTAGAGGGAGCCATCACGGTAACCAATCTCAATACAGATACCAATATCATGGACCTCTTCTACAGAGGTGAAATCCCACAAAAGTCAGAAGATATTCTCAATGAATTAATAAAGCAATATAATCTAGATGCAGACAATGACAAAAAGTTAGAAGCTCGTAACTCTGCTGCTTTTATCAATGAAAGGTTGCAACTCATTACCAGCGAGCTGTCAAACATTGAAGGGAAGAAAACCAATTATAAAAGATCCAACCAGATTTTTGATATAGAAACGCAGGCGCAATCTAGCATCAAAGGTTTAGATGAGGGAACCCAAAAGACACTAGAACTCGCTTCTCAACTAGAGATGGTAAATGCAGTACTCAGAATGGTCAATGCTCCCAATGATCAGTTGCTTCCTACCAATATTGGGGTACCTAATGCTGCGGAAGGCTTAATCACCCAATATAATGAATTGCTCCTCTTAAAAAATAAAACCCTGAGACAAGCCACACCTGCCAATCCTATGATTGTGCAGTTCAATAAAGATTTGTCTCAGCTCAAAAGTCTCATTAGAGAAAGTTTGAATAAATCCAAAGAAGTAATATCTACGAACTTAGGGTATCAACAAGGCAAAATATCTAAATACAAACAAGAAATGTCTATGTTTCCAGAGCAAGAAAATTTCTTTAAAAACATAGACCGCCAACAGAAAATTAAAGAAGCGCTGTATCTCTACCTACTTCAGAAAAACGAAGAGATTTCTATGGCTTTGGCAGTAACCACACCAAAAGTGAAAACCCTTAACCCTGCTTATACGACAGGGGTAGTATCACCCAACGCAAGCAAAATAATGCTCTATGCCTATGCACTAGGGTTATTGTTACCTTTATTATTTTTCTTTGTCAAGAATGCATTAGATACCTACATTCATACAAAAGAAGACATACTAGACTCAGTAAAAGACATACCTGTAGTAGCAGAAATTCCCAATATACCGAAAGGGGCAGAAAACATTATCGGTAAGAACGACCTCTCAGCTTTTGCAGAATCTTTTAGAATTCTCTATTCTAATATCAAGTATTTCTTCAATAAAAACGAGAAATGCCCAGTTATCCTCATTTCTTCTTCTATTAAAGGAGAAGGGAAAACCACCATTTCAGTAAATACAGCACTTACCTTGGCACAAAGCAAAAAAGTATTGTTAGTGGGAGCAGACATCCGAAATCCTCAGCTCAAACGATTTATGCACCTCAAAGGAGAGGGACTTTCAGAATTCTTAAGCAATTACGCTGCACAGCCCGAGAGATTTATTTCAGAATCTGCCATTAATCCAAACCTTAAGCTCATCCATTCAGGTGCCATTGCTCCCAATCCTAATGAACTTTTAGAAAGTGAAAAATTTGCAGACTTGTTAGACTATGCACAGCAGCATTTTGATTATGTGGTCATAGACTCAGCGCCTATGCTCATGGTAGGAGATACCTATAACTTAATCAAATATTCAGATGTGTTGTTATTTTTAATGCGCTCAGAATATACCGATAAGGAGATGATAGGATTTGCGAATCAGGTATCCAAAGACCACTCCAAGGGGAAAATGGCCATTGTGCTGAATGATGTAAGTTACCTAAATCTTACCTACAGCAATAAATATGGCTACGGATATAAATACGGTTACGGATATTCTTACACCGCAGATCATGATAAGAAACCTTGGTGGAAGAAGTTATTTTTTCTGAAATAA
- a CDS encoding ABC transporter ATP-binding protein, translating to MKNTSFEIKAYLAKQFNTLYYFYRYIGYKIFILLVCSFLSVLADGLGITMFIPLLQIADGKSSVAVDNQLYNVLNAFVSFLGLPLNLVVVLVLIALLFILKASFVYFTLSYQNIVLQTFIRKIRIDNSIGLSELNYKEFVSSDVGRLQNTLTGEANLVVSACSSYLETIKNAMIVVVYLGLAFTLDLKFSILILVGGVISHLVYKRFYKTTVTLSRDFTDLSNEYSGLVVQSVSQFKYLKATGRNVLFLNRMKRLLDKIMTNSVRSGNISAFLTSVREPMMVIIVCIIISVQVLVFKDTLSSVMVILVLFYRAMAYVISMQTTWNQYLGKVGSMENMKSFEHYLKINKEHNSGKLQIEAINQIEVKNLHLNFDEVKVINGIDISINKKSSVALVGETGSGKSTLVNVISGLLKPTEGAIIVNGVPLTDINLLDYRAKMGYVSQDPTIFNGDIFDNITFWTERTQENRDKFWKVVEMASLKSFLMDLPKKEASLLGNNGLNLSGGQKQRVSIARELYRDIDLLILDEATSALDAQTEKDIKDSLMKLHGKITIITIAHRLSTIKDVDIIYLLDKGTVVAHGTFDELKLKSSYFKTMTDLQGI from the coding sequence ATGAAAAATACAAGTTTTGAAATAAAAGCTTATTTAGCCAAGCAGTTTAATACATTATACTATTTTTATCGTTATATAGGGTATAAGATATTTATATTGTTGGTATGCAGTTTTTTATCTGTTCTGGCAGATGGTTTGGGGATAACCATGTTTATTCCTTTATTACAAATTGCAGATGGTAAAAGTTCAGTAGCAGTGGATAATCAGCTGTACAATGTTTTGAATGCATTTGTTTCCTTTTTGGGGCTACCTTTAAACTTAGTTGTTGTACTGGTATTAATTGCTTTACTTTTTATATTAAAAGCATCATTTGTTTATTTTACTTTATCTTATCAGAATATAGTTTTACAAACTTTTATCAGAAAAATTCGTATTGATAATTCTATTGGTTTGAGTGAGCTGAACTATAAAGAGTTTGTTTCTTCTGATGTAGGAAGGCTTCAGAATACATTAACAGGAGAAGCAAATTTAGTAGTTTCGGCCTGTAGTTCTTATCTGGAAACCATAAAAAATGCGATGATTGTTGTCGTATATCTCGGTTTGGCTTTTACCTTAGATTTAAAATTTTCTATCTTAATTTTAGTTGGTGGGGTAATATCTCATCTTGTATATAAGCGTTTTTATAAAACGACAGTTACCCTCTCTAGGGATTTTACAGATTTGAGTAATGAATATTCAGGCTTGGTGGTTCAGTCAGTGAGTCAGTTCAAATACTTGAAAGCTACCGGGAGAAATGTTTTATTCCTTAATCGTATGAAGAGATTGTTGGATAAAATAATGACCAACAGCGTACGGTCTGGCAATATTTCAGCATTTCTTACGAGTGTAAGAGAACCTATGATGGTTATTATTGTATGCATAATCATTAGCGTACAGGTATTGGTTTTCAAAGATACTCTATCTTCTGTTATGGTTATTTTGGTTCTTTTTTATCGGGCAATGGCCTATGTTATTTCTATGCAAACCACTTGGAATCAGTATTTGGGAAAAGTAGGTTCTATGGAGAATATGAAAAGCTTTGAACATTATTTAAAAATCAACAAAGAACATAATTCTGGTAAGCTTCAGATTGAAGCTATTAACCAGATTGAAGTTAAAAATTTACATTTAAACTTTGATGAGGTAAAAGTGATTAATGGAATTGATATTTCGATAAATAAAAAATCTTCCGTTGCATTGGTTGGTGAAACGGGCTCTGGTAAATCTACTTTAGTAAATGTTATTTCTGGTTTATTGAAACCAACTGAAGGAGCAATAATAGTGAATGGAGTGCCGCTTACCGATATTAATCTTTTGGATTACAGAGCTAAAATGGGGTATGTGTCACAAGATCCTACCATTTTTAATGGTGATATTTTCGATAATATTACTTTTTGGACAGAGCGTACCCAGGAAAATAGAGATAAGTTTTGGAAGGTTGTTGAAATGGCTTCGCTAAAATCTTTTTTAATGGATTTACCCAAAAAAGAAGCTTCTTTATTAGGAAATAATGGATTGAATTTAAGCGGGGGACAAAAGCAACGCGTAAGTATTGCCAGAGAGTTGTATAGAGATATTGATCTTCTTATATTAGACGAAGCTACCTCAGCATTAGATGCGCAAACCGAAAAAGATATCAAAGATAGTTTAATGAAATTACACGGTAAAATTACCATTATCACCATTGCACACCGTTTATCTACTATTAAAGATGTAGATATTATTTATTTATTAGACAAAGGTACTGTAGTTGCGCATGGCACTTTTGATGAGCTCAAATTAAAATCCAGTTATTTTAAAACAATGACAGATTTACAAGGTATTTAA
- a CDS encoding helix-turn-helix domain-containing protein — protein sequence MKYQIIGQELEKVFELVSKVMNPLKKAESVLDRPSDEDLLFYDNVSMMDKLKVSERTLQRRRKNGEIRFIRFGGKIYYPKNFMVLPAHEPEVPEGEKDNIIPLNEFIKRYNTPRPRSRIIDVDRLAKRLTYFPSSEKTYTQKDMARLLQRTQIKRKKNHDHLKLWPKKIKLIGLPIKKN from the coding sequence ATGAAGTACCAAATCATCGGACAGGAATTAGAAAAAGTCTTTGAGCTAGTTTCAAAAGTAATGAACCCTTTAAAAAAAGCAGAATCTGTTCTAGACAGACCATCTGATGAAGATTTATTGTTTTATGACAATGTCTCAATGATGGATAAGCTAAAGGTCTCTGAGAGAACCTTGCAACGCCGAAGAAAAAACGGCGAAATAAGATTTATTCGCTTTGGGGGTAAGATTTACTATCCTAAAAATTTTATGGTCTTGCCTGCACACGAACCCGAAGTTCCTGAAGGCGAAAAAGACAATATCATCCCGCTTAATGAATTTATAAAAAGATATAACACGCCAAGACCGAGAAGCAGAATAATAGATGTAGACCGATTGGCCAAAAGACTGACCTATTTTCCGAGTTCTGAAAAAACCTACACCCAAAAAGATATGGCAAGACTGTTGCAACGCACCCAAATTAAACGAAAGAAAAACCACGACCACCTAAAACTCTGGCCTAAGAAAATAAAATTAATAGGGTTGCCAATTAAAAAAAACTAA
- a CDS encoding DUF6266 family protein, with amino-acid sequence MGKIKTGILGGFQGKVGTVIGSTWRGESIMRALPKTAAKAPTESQRIQRLKFKAVSEFLNPLRSTLSTYFGNDTGVKSKYNMATSYHITNAVEITGAGTQILYARVLVAKGTLFGFQNLTTTHSETVITLNWEDNTVFGNAKAEDTVNVVCYIEEVNTFYVFESIANRDGLTASVTLPQNFLGYNVEVYAFLYDTVSKTSSNSVYLGNIAF; translated from the coding sequence GTGGGAAAAATCAAGACAGGAATCCTCGGAGGATTCCAAGGCAAAGTAGGAACGGTAATCGGTTCCACATGGAGAGGTGAAAGCATTATGAGAGCTTTACCTAAAACAGCGGCGAAAGCGCCAACTGAATCTCAAAGAATTCAGAGATTAAAATTTAAAGCAGTGAGTGAATTCCTTAATCCGTTAAGAAGCACCCTAAGTACTTACTTTGGAAATGACACGGGAGTGAAAAGCAAGTACAATATGGCCACTTCTTACCACATTACCAATGCGGTAGAGATTACAGGGGCAGGAACTCAAATTCTTTATGCTAGAGTATTGGTGGCCAAAGGTACACTCTTTGGATTTCAGAATCTTACCACTACACATTCCGAAACGGTAATCACACTGAATTGGGAAGACAATACTGTTTTCGGTAATGCCAAAGCAGAAGACACCGTAAATGTGGTGTGCTATATCGAGGAGGTGAATACCTTTTATGTCTTCGAAAGCATTGCAAACAGAGATGGACTTACCGCCAGTGTTACGCTACCGCAGAATTTCTTAGGGTATAATGTAGAAGTCTATGCATTTTTGTATGACACAGTTTCTAAAACCTCCAGCAATTCTGTTTATCTAGGGAACATTGCTTTCTAA
- a CDS encoding glycosyltransferase family 2 protein produces the protein MLAIIIPYFKINFFEKTLESLAQQTDQRFQVYIGDDASPNAPTELLEKYQGKFNFTYKRFNDNLGGISLVKQWERCLAMMQDEEWFMILGDDDVLGEKVVEEFYKKKDSVEKLKINVIKYATVVIDDDDNQITKVFRNKEIMNSSDAFYHKMIDQSRSSLSEHIFRKTTFDKIGFRNYKYAWHTDDMAVLEFSNFGLLFSINDEIVYVRVSTQSISGGKDNNDIKYSISLEFYKDLINLNLKKINYKQKKILIRIYESALLKVNGISLKNLIHLSYLYMKNYIFLDVVRIWYKSFLAFQFFSYPTKKK, from the coding sequence ATGCTCGCCATCATCATACCATATTTCAAAATTAATTTTTTTGAAAAAACCTTAGAATCTCTTGCACAGCAAACCGACCAGAGATTTCAGGTATATATTGGGGACGATGCAAGTCCTAATGCACCTACCGAACTGTTAGAAAAATATCAGGGAAAATTTAATTTTACTTACAAAAGATTTAATGATAATCTGGGAGGTATTTCGCTGGTGAAACAATGGGAACGTTGCTTGGCAATGATGCAAGATGAGGAGTGGTTTATGATTTTGGGAGATGATGATGTCTTAGGAGAGAAGGTGGTAGAGGAGTTTTATAAAAAAAAAGACAGTGTAGAAAAGTTGAAAATTAATGTAATAAAGTATGCAACAGTAGTTATAGATGATGATGATAATCAAATTACTAAAGTTTTTAGGAATAAAGAAATCATGAATTCATCAGATGCATTTTATCATAAAATGATTGACCAATCGAGGTCTTCTTTAAGTGAGCATATATTTAGAAAGACCACTTTTGATAAAATTGGTTTCAGAAATTACAAATATGCTTGGCATACAGACGATATGGCTGTACTTGAGTTCAGTAATTTTGGTCTTTTGTTTTCAATTAACGATGAAATAGTATATGTGCGTGTAAGCACACAAAGTATTTCTGGAGGTAAAGATAATAATGATATAAAATACAGCATTTCATTAGAATTTTATAAAGATTTGATAAATCTTAACCTAAAAAAAATTAATTATAAACAGAAAAAAATCTTAATTAGAATATACGAATCTGCACTTTTAAAAGTAAATGGTATTTCTTTAAAAAATCTTATTCATTTAAGTTATTTGTATATGAAAAATTATATTTTTTTAGATGTAGTTAGAATTTGGTATAAATCTTTTTTAGCTTTTCAATTTTTCAGTTATCCAACGAAAAAAAAATAA